ACTGAGGCCAACAACCCCTCCAGAGAGGATTTTGTTCCTATTTTTTCCCAAATCTAGTTCATAGTTTAGCACATGTAACTGGGGAAGTGGACAGTAACAACTGAAAACTGACATTTGAACACAGAGTATTAGATTCACCCCTCCGCCTATCCGAGTTAGGAAGGGGGTTCTTTACCTTAGGACATGGACCAGGCGCCTGAGTTAAAGCACAGACATGTCTTGACTGTGTATGATCGGACAGAGCGGACAGCACACACTTGTTTTTGTTGTGAGCTCTGTCTCTTTCACTCTATCCATTCTCCTGCTTTTTCTACTCATTCTTGAGTCAACCTGCCAAGATCAAATGCGGAGTCAACACAGCAAACAGCATGTTCAGCTAGTTCAGGAGTAAAACAAATGTGAAAGTTCAAAAGGTCAATCATGGCATAGCAGAACTTGTTGTCTGAGACAATCTGAATAACAAGCATCTCCAGGGTGGATCTCACAGTCAATAGAGAGCATTCAAATTTACATGTAACCATTTGAGATTGAAGGTTGatttatgaacattttataGATCAAAAAAGCTCACAGTGCAGTGCAACCTAATGTTTAAGGGAGAGGTGAAATAAGTTAGAGCACAAAGGATTCTCACCTCACTAAACAAAAAGGTCAGTGCAGAAAGTAGATTAGCTTTTGCTGCATCAAAGCTCAGTTACAGAGGGGAGAGGATCGATGCTTTAAATAAGAAGTGGAATGACAATAATCAGTGTTTTACTGGATAAGAGACACCAGGAAATACAAGCTGATGCAGCTCAGTCTCAGTGGCCCAATATTCAATAATCTCTTTAAAGACATTTCATTCAGGCACACCACAGGAGTTATTCACACGGAAAACTGCTTATCCAAAGGAAAATGAAAAGGAACAGAAAAAGGGATAGAGAAGTTGATGAAAAATGTGAcggaaataaaaacaaagaatgtGAGTGTTCTTTTCTGTCTAAAAATCAAACCATGAAGGAAGCAGGGGGATTGAAGCAAGTCTAAAGCACAATTGAAACATTGTCTTGTGCACACAAATGAATCACAACTAAAATAGCCCTTAGTCAGGTTAGATGCCATTTTGAATTTAAGGCGGatgaaaacaaggctgtgaGAGTTAGTCTTTACAATTGCACAAACTGTATAGGTTCTAGATCAAGTAAGAGTCACTACTCAACTTTTAAAGCTGTTTTTCAGAGTTTTCGACTACTGAGGTTCTCTCCCTAACAGCCTAGTTTTCATTCCTGTCAACAGTTAAATGTGGCACTATCCTAACTAAAGTCTATTTGGTATAAAAACACAATCCATAACCAAATCTTAATTATACATTGTGGTTTCTGATgagaaaataatatattaaccATTAAGCACTATTGTGCTGCACCAAATTACTGTATTATAGAGGTCTGCAATCCTCAAGTTTTGAATTGCTGAGTGCAGATGTGGGAGGGAAGATACTGATATGTGTGCAGGAAGCAGGAGAAAGAAATGACTCAtgggctctctctctctctctctattatatatatatatatatatatatatatataaaaaaacaaaagaccCTATAGACATCGGAACAAGACAGAATCTAACCGGACCGGGACTGAAAAATTTGCTTAGACTTCTTCCAACAGGCTTTTGAGAGCAGAAGCAGGTTAGAAATCTAACATATTTTTGGCGAAAGCAGAAAAATCCATCCTGCAGACCTCTACTGTATTACTTTTAATTGATAAGAGCAACTGCTTCTGGGACACTAAGTACATAACTAAGATTATATTATAATCATTACAACTTTGTATTTGCTTGTTGTCTTTAGCAAAAGCTAAATGCTTTGAGCAGGAGACATGAATATGCAAGGAAATAAGCAGCTTCGATTGAGGGTTTAAGAACCCCTGCAGTGTATGTAATGAGGAAGGTTACCAGAGCCATGCAGTCTTTGCACAGGCAGATATAAAGGGTCAATAAGCATCTGAGCAATAACAATAGAGTGAAACTGACCAGTACTGCGCATCTTGGCGCAATGAGGCAGACAAAGAGCATGTCTAGAGCCTGACTCACACACGtttgaaaaaaaacaagatgGCACCCTCCCAACGTGTGTGGATACACGAATAAGGCTGGATGCAGATATTTGAGTATATGGAAAGTTTTTTATACTTTCATCCTGTTGAAATCAATGATCATTACAGATTAAATAATCTTTTGTGCTTTTAATAGAGTTCCGATTTTCATTTATGCTTTGAAAGTGTGAGGTTCAGTGTGTGGCTCATGCGTCAGACAGATATTTTGAAAGAATCCACACATTTAAAGATGGTAAAAGTCTGAtttcgttaaaaaaaaaaaaaaaacaacaacttgtaTTTACTTTTTAGGAACACCAGAAGATGCACTGTGAAGCCAAAGATGAAAAGTGTTGAAAGGAGGCAAAATCATGCAGATAAAATGATTATAGGGTATGTAACTGCACCGTtacaatgaaaagaaaaaaaaaactacctaTCTACCTAGTAAATTACTGCAAAATTGCCATAGACATGAGTATCTGTATAAAACGTCATTATGAGACATTCAGCTCCCACAAGGGCATTATACAGGAAAACTTGTTCGGTTTTTAATGCTTTACAGCAAATTGGAGCATGAGGTAAATTGGGGCCATTGGTTTTTGAGACTTGAATGTCCCAGAAAAACAGTCCTTGCAGAAAATAAATGCCTCACACAATACCTTCTTTCCTAACAAATAGGTTTTGCAAATTTTGAGAAAGCAGTTTTTTATCCTGGTATTTCCTTACCTACTGTGCCATTATTGCCATTCAGTGGGTCTCATGTGCTCTGTTCTGAAGAGATTTTAGCAATGCCCTGATGGCAGGACAGCTTCCATCTAGCAAAAGCATAAAGAGGCTTTGGTGTGAGCAGCCTTTGAGTCCAGTCAGAATGAAACTCAAAGTGATAATAGTGCAGTGTGCAGGGAATTCACAAAGGGATGAATGGAGATGACATAGGTTTAACATGGACCTATTGTGTGACGGATTGACACTTTCATTCTGACAGCATTAGAGGTTCAGGCACTAATGAATGTGTGACTGGTTAATTATAAACTGTCAAGAAATGGAGTGCTGAGGTGCACTCAGAAATTATCAGCTCTACAGTGTTTTATAGATGCTATAAAATCAAACAAAAGGAGAAAGAATTTAAAAGGCAAAGAGATTCTTATATTCAAAGAATGATGGTAAGAGAGATTAAATGACAGAAGAAGTGTAACACAGAGTAAAGAACGTGCTCTTACCGCAGGTCACTTTGTTGGGTGTTGGCTGAGGCTGGATTTCAGGCTTTCCCCCAGATTTTCTTCTCCAATGCTGACCTCTACCTCGCTTCCGTCGGACAGGGGTGGTTGTTGTCATGGAAGAGCCAGCCCCTGACACAGACATGACAACAGATTAACACACACGATAACTGGATAATATTtggaaatatttttgaatattctctatttattcatgatgattttacaaaaaaataaataaaataacataaaaaaataaaagttcttctCTCATTTGGCTTGCCTTGTGACTAGTTTCATCAAGTCTCTGATTCAGTTATGTAtgggtatgaaacagcttcacaactttttaaatcacacagtattgttatttctgtgttacaaatataTTCATATCACAGAAGCTCTAGTAAGGTGCTCCAATTGATCGGGTGCTGATTGTTATCAGCCGATAATAGCTTTATATAGTTTGATTAGCGGTCTCTATAAAAGGTCGATCAGATGACGCAAAACTCGCAAGACAATTTTTCTATGCACAACTAAAATACACTCACCGGTCTGGCAGTTCTACCAGGTGTCTGTAAAGAACAATAAATTTGCAAAGTCTTTGCAGAGAGCTGAGACATTGCAACAACAGCAACCCTACAGAGCAATGATAGCAAGAAACTAGAGATGTGTGATTTTAGCGCATTTCTTTTCTTCACAGCGGCGTGCTTTTGTTCCTCCCTAAAAGCCCAAACTAAATGTCTAAATCAGGTAAGATCAGTGACTGTTATAAAATACAGCATAATGCTGCTAAACTGCAGGACAAGCTCGATAAAAAGAGTTATTAAAATTGcattaggggccgttcacatatcgcatCTAAAAACACGTGGAAAGCGCGGACGCACCgctttctccttctttccaaagcgcttgcgctcctgtgGCATCTGTCGTTGCTATACAACCATGAACTGTGCTCTCCACAAGAAGtaggaagtttcagcaaaggataaattgatttctagcccttgcattagctaTACTACTAGATttatttatggagatgagatataaaaaccaccctgtacagctatgatcagctgttcggctgagattTTGAggtttgttacggaaaggccgaagctgattggttggttcttgtcacatgacctgcagttcgcttgcggcattctgaaaagttgagaatttttcATCTTGGAAAACACACCGCATGCGGCACGTCGCAACCACGTCACTTCCATTATGAGCGTGCCTGTCgtgcggctacatttgaaataactgacttgcgTGCGGAAAAGACGCGATATGTTAACGGTCCCTTAAGCCGCAGAAGAGACTGTTCCCGAAGCAGCTTTCTGTGCGTGTGCTCCAAGACAGAGTGGAACACGGAAAAGCAAAGTGAACTTTGAGCTTCAGATTCCTGCCTAAACTGTTAAAACACacagaaaatgtcaaaatgcccagcttggcgagtattcacctAAACGAcgttggttatgtcttaagtgaacatgaACAGTTGGGAAACAAGTtgcatgtgtatcagtatattaaagtgacagcagcctaatattcctgctgccatctgtttcagtgttaatcaaaaacaaaatacaaataaaattactttaaaaaaataaaataaaataaataaaaaatccctCACTGTTCTTTAGTagaattaatctatatttaatttatacagtgaagactatgcaatgttgttttacatttgattactttctGTTGATAAAgactgttgttttttatttttattatttttttcacaggaaagcTGTATTTGTTAGGATCTAAGCTGTTCTTAATCACCTCTAAGAGAGGGAATGGAATATGTTGCACATGCCAATAAATAAAGAGTTATTAATTCATGATACTTTCTCaaactaataataaaatgcaaactaATAGACCCATCACTTGTTCTCTGTAATGTGTTTCTTTGTCCTTCATTTTACTTGTACAAGTAACCTTGTTACAATGTTACAACTACatgtttaaatgtattatttacttataattatcattataaataataaactcacttagattaatatttttattttcaaatagttaaaatatTTGCAACAGTTTTACTGAAATTGGTAACGAGAATTGTGAAAATGTACTGGTATTGGCACCATCTACTTGAATTTTGGTACCATCACAACCCTTGTTCAAACTGTAAAACACTGATTAgtgcaaaacaaaatacaaagtaTGCGCGGTTACAAAAATCTGGCCGCACGTAGAGTACATGCATACTATTCTGGTGACTAGTTTTGCATCACATGCACTGTACACGGACCATAGTGTACGCGTAAAAACctaagtatactttgggcttgaGTGTCAATGAAGTGATTAAAaacttcattcaacaatttttATCCGTCATCACTAAAAATGTTTACAGAAGTCTCCATATGATatttttcatgaattaaaatgttttattaaagggtcatgaaacaaTTAACTAAATTTTCTGAGATTTTAACAGTTATGTGTGTTGCACATCACAGAAGACAATGTTACCGTCCATTAGTTTTAATTGTAGGataaaattagttaattttaaGGTTTTATGCACTCTTTTCATCTCTCTGCTTTAAAATAGTCTTCGTGTTAATGTCACAGGATGACATTTTTTCTACCATATAGTACATCATGACTCATCGTTGTCTCATAATTATTCATGAGACTGGTTGTCCTTATCCTTTTAGAAGATGTCTTGGTTAATTATTCAGAACATCACGTTGATTTCCCATGACAGGACCTTCAAACTGTGAGATTGCATATAGTAAGTGAGAGATGCATTAATGGATCAAAAATGTCTAATGTTTGTTTTCACTTTGTAAGAGTTTTTCCATTGATCAAGAATCTTTGACACATATGCGATTCATCCACATTGTGGCTGTAACTGGTTTTACGGCCCCATAACCGATCAAAGGTCTTACAATACATAGCAAAAAACCCTAAAAAGTTATTGAAGATGCAACAGTGTGttcatatacattttcaatgcaGAGTTCACATGCGAACGGCTGTGCATTAAATTATAGCCGTCACAGgatatgtatgtatttgtgtaatttatggTGAGCTTACAAAACATGTATAATAGGCTATATGTTAGTTTTGTTGGGTGTAATGGTGAATACAGCATGAATTTCCGGGAATCTTTGACACTTTTAATCAAATGAGAGCAAAATAAAACCCCTGTTGTGATGTCAGTCTCCCCTCTTCTCCTTGGCTTACCATCCCCACTTTTGTAGCATTTTCCAAAACTGTAGTGAGAACTAACTTGTGCTGAAATAGGGGGTTTCACAACCCTTTAAAACTACACTACTACATTGTTATATTGGtgcatataaatgaaaatgattaaatattactctttaatctttttttttttttttgttaaaaagagTGTGGAAAAACTTGACTTGATTAAACATTTTGAATCAACCTGCCAACAACACCTGTTTTGTtatatatgatattatattatattgccaAAAAGGTTGAAAAACAGAGACAAAATCttaaaaaagcagaaaaaaaaaaactttaataaatGAATGTGCTGAGTTTTTAGCTGCAATTTCTGCTCACCTGCTCTCCACTGGTGATCTTGTGTGTTTTCAAAGGATGGCATATCGGTGTTTGAGCTGATTTGTGCATCCCGTCTGGTATCCACCTCTGGGTAGTCTATCTTCTCTCGCTCTGGAGACACTAACAGCACAGGTGACACATCAGTATCTTACCATAAACATTACTGGCTTACTACTACAGTCTACTGTAGTGTTAAAGCTGATACTCACCtgttcttcttttcttttgtgaGACAAATGGCAGGACATCATGCCGTGTCAGAATCCGCAGCAACTGCAATAAAGGTCTGAGGTTTCCCTCGCTCAAGTACCCTCGCCTCTCCAACTCCAAGAGCAGTTCAACGCCACTCTTGGGTCGATGGCGACAGGCGACGGGGCACGGCTCATTCTGGGGCTGTATTCTTCGCCATGTCTTCAGAAGCCGAGGACATGGAGAATTACCCTGTGGAGATCCATCAGGCCCTGGAGGTAAATCATCAGCCCATCCCTTTGGATCGAGGGGATGTTTTCCAGGATAGGCTTCATCGAGGAGAAAGGACAAAACCTCAACATCAGTTTCTGTGAGTTGGGAGCCCACGATTTCAAAGATCTCATGGAGGGACAGCATCTCATAGTAGCTCATGCACTCAGTCTCCTCCCAGTACAGGGAATATCTTGTGCACTGCGCTGAAGCCATGAAGAAATGTCTAAATGTGACCTGATAAAGATGAGCAAACATAAATAACAAGTGTTAGTTATTACATaattaaaaggttaaaaaatgaCAACTATTACTGGTCAAAACACGCAAATAGACACGCtttcaaaatgataaaataacatttttatatagaaGAACAGTgcagggctgcgtttcccaagaGCTGTTTTTGACCAGGTAAAATTAGTGTTTTCTTACAATACTAATGagaatttttaattaaagtacATTACAAACTTTTCATTTAGACCCTAAAGAATCATATTAACTTGTACAAaatatatgacccctttaagttgGCAATGCCTTCGAGAAACGCAGCCCTCGCTAAATCTCACATATGTTAGCTAGCTATCAGGATCGATTTTGGATTCAAATAACagttcaataaaacatcaaaatacaGTTTTTGTGTCTCCAATTGATACAAAATCAACATAGAAAGATATATTTACACGTTCGAAGTGGAAACAGCCCAGTTATTTTGATGCGAAAAGCGTTTCTGTGGTGACCAACCCTCAGTCGTTCCAACTGCTGTCAAACGTTCCTCTCGCGCAGGGTCACGTGTCCTCCTTATGTAATGTCACGTTTGAGATGAGAGAACAGAAGCCCTGAAACCGAAATGAGAAAAGACGTTAAATTATGTTTAACTACTAAATCTACACAAACATCGTTCAATTCTATGAACGAATACTATGGTTGAGACGATGTTCAATTGTTTGTGTATGATGGTTGCGTCAGCTGACATTCCAGCAGCTGCTGACTTCCGCTTCTGTTTACTAGATTTTTCCTTGAGCTGACCTGACATCACACTGCACCAAAAACACTCgatgtgaaataaaaacacacGCACATACTACACACAGCACATGAGTGCACTTATTTTTAACATCATCGTGTATTAGCGTCCGGAAGGAAATGTGTTCTTTATAACAACAAGGTTTGGTTTTCCCCgtcagtttgttttgttttcatattttgctTTATGAATAAAACGCGCATATTTTAGCTAAAAAATCTTACCTGTATCAAACTATGTATCTGGATTGAGATTACACCCTTGCGGTAACCCTTCCACATACCACCCACTACTCAAATGGAAAAACAACGCTGTGTGGACGGATCCCTCCCCGCGCAGTCGCAGATCCTCACATGTGTATTTGGAGGAAAATGGCTCGCATATTATTTGTAGATCGAGGGTTCCAGTCAACAAACCAGTCACTTGTCATGTTTATGAGATATCTTGCGCAGAATGTCGCCATATTGGGAAGGGGAAATTAGAGACACAAAAGAGATTCGAAATGAAgctcttcattttttttttagtagtataaccttttttttttagcaaaataatttgttatttacaTTAGGCTACTcatactttcgttttgtttttaCGAAATAAATTACACACAGCCATTCCTAcactagaattttttttttttatggcaaACAATTTATAGATGACATTAATGAAATAGAATGCATCACAGCATCACAGAATGTATCAACAATACATCCGAAGTCATCTGAACATATGGAagagaaacaaaataaattgaCAATAATTGTTAAAAGAGAAAGATACAttgaaataactttttttaaggAACAAAGGAAaggaacagaacaaagaaagaaaagaggattaaaaaaagtattaagtATTAATCACAGTACATGAAAGATCTCATCATATCTCTtcaaaaaataattacttttttattatcaatTACTCTTagtgatttaattaaatgttctACTTCACATAAGAAATCTATAAAAGTAGGTTTTTTCTTAAGAAACCTTTGTGAAAATAGAATTTTGCCACAACAAAGAAATTTAACTGTAGATTCTAAAAAATTGTTTTGGTTTTCAAAAATGCAAACAACATCCTTAATGTGTAAATTACAGTTCATATTAACTTTAGAAAAACAATAGGAACTCGGATCTTTCCAGAAAAGTGATGAAACATTAcatgagaaaaataaatgacaaatatcTTCACTTTCTTTCAGAAGGTGCATATATCAGCTACATCACAAAATTTGGACACAGGAGCATTATGAGGGtatatattatgcaaaattttaaaatgcatttctttCACTTTATTGGGTAAACAATATTTATATGTTAATAACCATGTTTTCCTCCACTGACTGTTATCTATTTTAGAACCCCCCAAAAATTTCCCTTTTTGGAGAAATTGAGTTTCGAGATTGAGAAAGTTGacgaataaatgtattattacatTCTTTACTTAAAAGTGAAACACCTCCCAAACATAACTGTGAGAGTTGTTTTGAGCGTGACTCATGGGTAAGGGAAGCTTTCATCAGACAAATTAATCCATCAGGAATCGCTTTTATAACAGAGTTaaattcatttgttttaaaaacatagGCTGCGGACAAGCTACTTCATGACGACAACAACGGGTGTCCAATTTGTCAAGCACGAAAACTTACATCCTTGtagtagttttatttatttatttatttatttatttatttatttttattgaacataaagaacaaaacaaacaaaatatacacctacaatggcattaaaaaaattgttaaaggattagttcactttcaaattaaaattttctgataatttactcacccccatgtcatccaagatgttcatgtccttctttcttcaaattaaggtttttgatgaaaacattccaggattattctccttatagtggacgtcaatggaccccaaacggatgaaggtcaaaattagttacagtgcagcttcaaagcgttttACACGATCCAAGAtgaggaataagtgtcttatctagaaaaaccatcactcattttctaaaaaaaattaaaaattatatacattttaaccataaatgctcatcttgaactagctctcttcttcttctctattagaattccggcagtgtagacactgctaagtgtattactgccctccacaggttaaagtttgaactaatttttatatacttgcatattgtatatgagaatttagttcaaactttagttCAAACTAGTTcaaagctagttcaagatgagcatttatggttaaaacgtataaaatgtttaatttttttttttagaaaatgagcgatggttttgctagataagacccttatttctcatctgggatcgtgtagaacgctttgaagctccACTGAAACTGTagttttgaccttcaaccattggggtccattgaagtccactatatggagaaaaatcctggaatgttttcataaaaaaccttaatttcttttcgactgaagaaagaaggacatggacatcttggttgacatgggagtgagtaaattatcaggaaattttaatttgaaagtgaactaatcctttaaataagtATCAAGCAAGGCACATAtcagttaaataaatattaataaaagaaaattacacataaataaataaataaataaataaataaatagtaagaAGGGGTCTCTTCATTCCTCTTCTAAGAGATCAAGGTCTCTTATTATTCCAGCAAATTTCTGGGCCGTTTTCATGTTCATACATTCCAATGATGGA
The sequence above is drawn from the Megalobrama amblycephala isolate DHTTF-2021 linkage group LG13, ASM1881202v1, whole genome shotgun sequence genome and encodes:
- the dedd1 gene encoding death effector domain-containing 1 isoform X1, which produces MASAQCTRYSLYWEETECMSYYEMLSLHEIFEIVGSQLTETDVEVLSFLLDEAYPGKHPLDPKGWADDLPPGPDGSPQGNSPCPRLLKTWRRIQPQNEPCPVACRHRPKSGVELLLELERRGYLSEGNLRPLLQLLRILTRHDVLPFVSQKKRRTVSPEREKIDYPEVDTRRDAQISSNTDMPSFENTQDHQWRAGAGSSMTTTTPVRRKRGRGQHWRRKSGGKPEIQPQPTPNKVTCDIRLRVRAEYSEHESALRGGVSSDKQQPLERQFELFSRASLLLRARDLGSIVCDIKFSELANLDAFWADYLSGALLEALKGVFITDSLKRAAGQEGVRLLVSVDQDDYEEGRKLLLNSQTHNGTNWEPQRLVP
- the dedd1 gene encoding death effector domain-containing 1 isoform X2; amino-acid sequence: MASAQCTRYSLYWEETECMSYYEMLSLHEIFEIVGSQLTETDVEVLSFLLDEAYPGKHPLDPKGWADDLPPGPDGSPQGNSPCPRLLKTWRRIQPQNEPCPVACRHRPKSGVELLLELERRGYLSEGNLRPLLQLLRILTRHDVLPFVSQKKRRTVSPEREKIDYPEVDTRRDAQISSNTDMPSFENTQDHQWRAGAGSSMTTTTPVRRKRGRGQHWRRKSGGKPEIQPQPTPNKVTCDIRLRVRAEYSEHESALRGGVSSDKQQPLERQFELFSRASLLLRARDLGSIVCDIKFSELANLDAFWADYLSGALLEALKGVFITDSLKRAAGQEGVRLLVSVDQDDYEEGRKLLLNSQTHNGTNWEPQRLV
- the dedd1 gene encoding death effector domain-containing 1 isoform X3, whose amino-acid sequence is MASAQCTRYSLYWEETECMSYYEMLSLHEIFEIVGSQLTETDVEVLSFLLDEAYPGKHPLDPKGWADDLPPGPDGSPQGNSPCPRLLKTWRRIQPQNEPCPVACRHRPKSGVELLLELERRGYLSEGNLRPLLQLLRILTRHDVLPFVSQKKRRTVSPEREKIDYPEVDTRRDAQISSNTDMPSFENTQDHQWRAGAGSSMTTTTPVRRKRGRGQHWRRKSGGKPEIQPQPTPNKVTCDIRLRVRAEYSEHESALRGGVSSDKQQPLERQFELFSRASLLLRARDLGSIVCDIKFSELANLDAFWADYLSGALLEALKGVFITDSLKRAAGQEGVRLLVSVDQDDYEEGRKLLLNSQTHNGTNWEPQRP